From Sphingobium sp. RAC03, a single genomic window includes:
- a CDS encoding AbrB/MazE/SpoVT family DNA-binding domain-containing protein, producing the protein MNAQSKIDTGTMTSKGQILIPKAMRDAAGLVPGQPYKVVLNEAGQVVVAPLGFSPEEAAERSRRVREAINAIAGKYPNPDGMSTDEYMREIRGNYEP; encoded by the coding sequence ATGAACGCGCAGAGCAAGATCGACACCGGAACCATGACGAGCAAGGGTCAGATATTGATCCCCAAAGCCATGCGCGATGCCGCCGGTCTGGTGCCGGGGCAGCCTTACAAGGTTGTGCTGAATGAAGCGGGGCAAGTGGTGGTTGCGCCGCTGGGGTTCAGCCCTGAGGAAGCAGCGGAGAGAAGCCGACGGGTGCGCGAAGCGATCAATGCGATCGCCGGGAAATATCCCAATCCTGACGGCATGAGTACGGATGAGTATATGCGGGAGATACGGGGTAATTACGAACCGTGA
- a CDS encoding type II toxin-antitoxin system VapC family toxin, with protein MILVDSNVLIDVLDRDPHWFEWSAANINRAAFGAYLFVNPVVIGEMAPRFEALDDLRVLLAAMLIDVEPLMPEGAFLAGKAFQVHRRRKQPMAAKSILADFLIGGHAQSLNATILTRDPRFYRSYFPGVPLITPSKDD; from the coding sequence GTGATCCTTGTCGACTCCAACGTTCTCATTGATGTTCTGGATCGTGATCCCCATTGGTTCGAATGGTCCGCTGCCAATATCAATCGTGCCGCATTTGGTGCCTATCTATTTGTAAACCCGGTAGTGATTGGCGAAATGGCGCCAAGGTTCGAGGCATTGGATGATCTGCGCGTTCTTCTGGCTGCGATGCTTATCGATGTGGAACCCTTGATGCCGGAGGGGGCATTTCTGGCGGGTAAAGCCTTTCAGGTTCATCGTCGTCGAAAGCAACCGATGGCGGCTAAATCCATCCTCGCCGACTTTCTGATCGGTGGCCACGCGCAGTCTCTGAACGCGACCATCCTGACCCGTGACCCGCGTTTCTATCGCAGCTATTTTCCCGGCGTGCCGTTGATCACGCCTTCAAAGGACGACTGA
- the gatB gene encoding Asp-tRNA(Asn)/Glu-tRNA(Gln) amidotransferase subunit GatB: MTESTYRIQGATGEWEVVIGLEVHAQITTNAKLFSGAATAFGAEPNTQVSLVDAAMPGMLPVPNRECIRQAVRTGMAIEAQINRWSRFDRKNYFYADLPQGYQISQLYHPIVGEGQIEIVLDEKNPDTSTKVIGVERIHVEQDAGKLMHDQHPTSSYVDLNRSGVALMEIVSKPDMRSPAEAGAYLAKLRTILRYVGSCDGNMDQGSMRADVNVSVRKPGEEFGTRTETKNVNSVRFVMAVVEHEANRQVDVLEAGGKIVQETRLYDPDRGETRSMRSKEDAHDYRYFPDPDLLPIELDEAFLAECRASLPELPDAKRKRYEQALGLSPYNAATLTADADTARWFELLVTQSAAAQKKSESDVAKAAANWLLSDLYGALNRLGKSLEESPVSPSQAAELLALVADGTLSGSLAKQVFEIMLETGDAPAKIVEDRGMKQTSDTGAIEAVVAKVLADNGDKVAQYKGGKEALFGFFVGQTMKAMQGKANPQVVNELVKKGLA, encoded by the coding sequence ATGACTGAATCAACCTATCGCATCCAGGGCGCAACCGGCGAGTGGGAGGTCGTGATCGGCCTGGAGGTGCATGCCCAGATCACCACCAATGCCAAGCTGTTTTCCGGTGCCGCGACGGCGTTCGGGGCCGAACCCAATACGCAGGTCAGCCTGGTCGATGCGGCGATGCCCGGTATGTTGCCCGTGCCCAATCGCGAGTGCATCCGTCAGGCGGTGCGCACCGGCATGGCGATCGAGGCGCAGATCAACAGATGGTCGCGGTTCGACCGGAAAAATTATTTCTATGCCGATCTGCCGCAGGGCTATCAGATCAGCCAGCTCTATCACCCGATCGTAGGCGAAGGGCAGATCGAGATTGTGCTGGACGAAAAGAACCCGGACACCAGCACCAAGGTCATCGGCGTCGAGCGTATCCATGTCGAACAGGATGCGGGCAAGCTGATGCATGATCAGCATCCCACCAGCTCTTATGTCGATCTCAACCGGTCGGGCGTTGCGCTGATGGAGATCGTGTCGAAGCCGGACATGCGATCACCCGCCGAGGCAGGGGCTTATCTGGCGAAGCTGCGGACGATCCTGCGCTATGTCGGGTCGTGCGACGGCAATATGGACCAGGGGTCGATGCGCGCGGACGTCAACGTGTCGGTCCGCAAACCCGGCGAGGAATTTGGCACCCGCACTGAAACGAAGAACGTCAATTCCGTCCGCTTCGTCATGGCCGTAGTCGAGCATGAGGCGAACCGCCAGGTCGATGTGCTGGAGGCGGGCGGCAAGATCGTGCAGGAAACCCGGCTCTATGATCCCGACCGGGGCGAAACGCGGTCGATGCGGTCGAAGGAAGATGCGCATGACTATCGCTACTTCCCCGATCCCGACCTGTTGCCGATCGAACTGGACGAGGCGTTTCTGGCCGAATGCCGCGCCTCGCTGCCCGAACTGCCCGATGCCAAGCGCAAGCGCTATGAGCAGGCGCTCGGCCTCTCGCCCTATAATGCGGCGACGCTGACGGCGGACGCCGATACCGCGCGCTGGTTCGAACTGCTGGTGACGCAAAGCGCCGCCGCGCAGAAGAAGAGCGAGAGCGATGTCGCGAAGGCAGCGGCCAACTGGCTGCTGTCGGACCTGTATGGCGCGCTCAACCGCCTTGGCAAAAGCCTGGAGGAAAGCCCGGTCAGTCCCTCACAAGCGGCCGAATTGCTGGCGCTGGTCGCCGACGGCACGCTGTCGGGATCGCTCGCCAAGCAGGTGTTCGAAATCATGCTGGAAACCGGCGATGCACCAGCCAAGATCGTGGAAGATCGCGGCATGAAGCAGACGTCGGACACGGGCGCGATCGAGGCGGTGGTGGCCAAGGTTCTCGCGGACAATGGCGACAAGGTCGCGCAATATAAGGGCGGCAAGGAAGCGCTGTTCGGCTTCTTCGTCGGCCAGACGATGAAGGCAATGCAGGGCAAGGCCAACCCGCAGGTCGTGAATGAACTGGTGAAGAAGGGGTTGGCTTAA
- a CDS encoding autotransporter outer membrane beta-barrel domain-containing protein, which produces MRHLLACTAIAPVLVALTAAQAMAETTISTATTAAVKTSTIANGARDDITISSAGSITLTSGTAVTVDSNNKVSNAGTITINDANNVTGILIAPGTSGAITNSGTITLTEDYTATDSDSDGDIDGTFAKGTNKKGIWLQAGAPHVGDITHSGTISIEGNQSDGIRLDGPLTGNLATSGTISVTGDNSNGVLVNDVTGNVTLRGTTTAVGANSIGAALLGDIDGALKIQGSIASTGYRTTTRPSDVTKLDADDLLQGGSALVIAGNVSGGIIFDVPPTASDDDDEDDTDIDDDGLTDSTEGTASVITYGSAAAVQIGAADSDTDIGAVAADTSGYGLIVNGGIGGYGVYDGVAANGLVIGGLGGDVDIAKGVLVAGTVAAVSYDSNATALRLGSGARADTVEVSGTVGASGSAKTGTSARGLVIDAGASVSAIKVSGAVTASALDNAKGTAIAILDSSGTVSSLSNSGRISATGGLTNTAIDLSANSSGVTLTQALASATATAPQIVGDVRLGSGNDVMTVSAGSITGNLSLGAGNDSVALSGTSSLTGNVAFGTGTSSLTLANSASLTGNVDFGGSAGTLVLNGTSSLSGAINNGGNVDVTLNGGTLSTTSTGSIALGSLSASGTSTIGVAIDAATGANTVYDVAGAASFASGSQVKVQLSQVGDAEGDYVIVRAGSLSGSPTLGTATLLPYMFKGSVAGDATAGTVTLSIAAKTVTDLGLTGSLGSAYSAIFNALDNDADIADAYLAISDGETLNANLRQMLPDHAGGTFEAVTSGSRATARILSDPNGIYRTKDGRLGFWLQQVAFGSSKSVGNTASYDINGWGAGGGAEYLTDLGAFGGSFAYIHSSDTGGGTDNAVDSDQYELAAHWRGQWGPLLAFARLSAAHIGFTGTRHFSNGDVTRTADGDWNGKLYSATAGAAYQMQMGRFSLRPALGIDYYRLSENGYSETGGGDAFNLTVLDRTSDETTANGTVTAGYDFGSLNPENGWLRLELEGGRRQIIGGSLGDTVAYFKDGDRFTLTAEDRTNGWTGRARLYGGTETFRVGGEFGAEEQQNHVAISFRATVNFVL; this is translated from the coding sequence CCATCGCCAACGGCGCGCGCGACGATATCACCATCAGTTCGGCCGGGTCGATCACCCTGACCAGCGGCACGGCGGTCACGGTCGACAGCAACAACAAAGTCTCGAACGCGGGCACCATCACCATCAACGATGCCAATAATGTCACCGGCATCCTGATCGCCCCCGGCACCAGCGGCGCGATCACCAACAGCGGCACCATCACCCTGACCGAAGACTATACCGCCACAGACAGCGACTCCGACGGCGATATCGACGGCACGTTCGCCAAGGGCACGAATAAAAAGGGCATCTGGCTGCAGGCGGGCGCCCCCCATGTCGGCGACATCACCCATAGCGGCACCATCAGCATTGAAGGCAACCAGTCGGACGGCATCCGCCTCGACGGCCCTCTGACCGGCAACCTCGCCACCAGTGGCACGATCAGCGTCACGGGCGACAACAGCAACGGCGTCCTGGTCAATGACGTCACCGGTAACGTAACCCTGCGCGGGACGACGACGGCGGTTGGCGCGAACAGCATCGGCGCAGCCTTGCTTGGCGACATCGACGGCGCACTCAAGATTCAGGGCAGCATCGCCAGCACCGGCTATCGCACGACGACCCGGCCGTCCGACGTCACCAAATTAGATGCCGACGATCTGCTTCAGGGCGGATCGGCCCTGGTGATAGCGGGCAATGTCAGCGGCGGCATCATCTTCGACGTGCCGCCCACCGCCAGCGACGATGATGATGAAGATGACACCGATATCGACGATGATGGCCTGACCGACAGCACGGAAGGCACGGCCTCGGTCATCACCTATGGCTCGGCAGCCGCCGTGCAGATCGGCGCGGCGGACAGCGACACGGACATAGGTGCGGTAGCCGCCGATACGTCGGGCTATGGCCTGATCGTCAATGGCGGCATTGGCGGCTATGGCGTTTATGACGGGGTCGCGGCCAATGGCCTGGTCATTGGCGGGCTGGGCGGCGATGTCGACATTGCCAAGGGCGTGCTGGTCGCAGGCACGGTCGCGGCCGTCTCCTACGACAGCAATGCCACCGCCCTGCGCCTGGGTTCGGGCGCGCGGGCCGATACGGTCGAAGTCAGCGGCACCGTCGGCGCAAGCGGATCGGCCAAGACGGGGACGAGCGCGCGCGGGCTCGTAATCGACGCAGGCGCATCGGTCTCGGCGATCAAGGTCAGCGGCGCTGTCACCGCATCGGCGCTCGACAATGCAAAAGGCACCGCGATCGCCATTCTCGATTCGTCGGGCACGGTATCCAGCCTGTCCAACAGCGGCCGGATCAGCGCGACCGGCGGCCTTACAAACACCGCGATTGACCTCAGCGCCAACAGCAGCGGCGTCACCCTGACGCAGGCGCTTGCCTCCGCCACGGCCACCGCGCCGCAAATCGTCGGCGATGTCCGGCTGGGGTCGGGCAATGACGTGATGACCGTGTCGGCAGGCAGCATCACCGGCAACCTCAGCCTCGGCGCTGGCAATGACAGTGTCGCCCTGTCCGGCACGTCCAGCCTGACCGGCAATGTCGCGTTCGGAACCGGCACGTCCAGCCTGACCCTGGCCAACAGCGCCAGCCTGACGGGCAATGTCGATTTCGGCGGCAGCGCCGGGACGCTCGTCCTGAACGGCACTTCGTCCCTGTCGGGGGCGATCAACAATGGCGGCAACGTCGATGTGACGCTCAATGGCGGGACGCTCAGCACTACCAGCACGGGCAGCATCGCGCTGGGTTCACTGTCGGCCAGCGGCACCTCCACCATCGGCGTTGCCATCGATGCGGCGACCGGTGCCAACACCGTCTATGACGTTGCAGGCGCGGCCAGCTTCGCCAGCGGATCGCAGGTGAAGGTACAACTCAGCCAGGTCGGCGATGCGGAAGGCGACTATGTCATCGTCCGCGCCGGATCGCTCAGCGGATCGCCGACGCTCGGCACCGCCACCCTGCTGCCCTATATGTTCAAGGGCAGCGTCGCGGGCGATGCCACGGCAGGCACCGTCACCCTCTCGATCGCAGCCAAGACCGTGACCGACCTGGGCCTCACCGGCTCGCTCGGTAGCGCCTATTCCGCCATCTTCAATGCGCTCGACAATGACGCCGATATCGCCGACGCCTATCTCGCCATCAGCGATGGCGAGACGCTGAACGCCAATCTGCGCCAGATGCTGCCCGATCATGCCGGTGGCACGTTCGAAGCAGTGACATCGGGTTCCAGAGCCACCGCGCGCATCCTGTCCGACCCCAACGGCATCTATCGTACCAAGGACGGCCGCCTCGGCTTCTGGCTGCAACAGGTCGCCTTTGGCAGCAGCAAGAGCGTGGGCAATACCGCGTCCTACGACATTAACGGTTGGGGCGCGGGCGGTGGCGCCGAATATCTGACCGATCTCGGCGCATTCGGCGGCTCCTTCGCCTATATCCATAGTAGCGATACCGGCGGCGGCACCGACAATGCCGTCGATTCCGACCAATATGAACTGGCGGCCCACTGGCGCGGCCAATGGGGACCGTTGCTGGCCTTCGCCCGCCTGTCGGCGGCGCATATCGGTTTCACCGGCACCCGCCATTTCTCCAATGGCGACGTCACCCGCACTGCCGATGGCGACTGGAACGGCAAGCTCTATTCGGCGACTGCCGGTGCCGCCTATCAGATGCAGATGGGCCGGTTCAGCCTGCGTCCGGCGCTCGGCATCGACTATTATCGCCTGTCCGAAAATGGCTATAGCGAGACCGGCGGCGGCGATGCCTTCAACCTCACGGTGCTGGACCGCACCAGCGACGAGACCACCGCCAACGGCACGGTCACGGCGGGCTATGACTTTGGCAGCCTGAACCCGGAAAATGGCTGGCTGCGGCTGGAACTGGAGGGCGGCCGCCGCCAGATCATCGGCGGATCGCTGGGCGATACGGTCGCCTATTTCAAGGATGGCGACCGCTTCACCCTGACGGCGGAAGACCGCACCAATGGCTGGACCGGCCGCGCCCGCCTCTATGGCGGCACCGAAACATTCCGCGTGGGCGGCGAATTCGGCGCGGAGGAACAACAAAATCACGTCGCCATATCGTTTAGAGCGACGGTAAACTTCGTGCTGTGA